In Microbacterium lushaniae, the following are encoded in one genomic region:
- a CDS encoding ABC transporter ATP-binding protein: MSGPLLSAQDVTVRFGGVTAVDQVSFDVERGELFAIIGPNGAGKTTLFNCLSGLVSYSGEIRFDGTPLTGQRADQIAQHGIARTFQNLGLFSSMTVLENVLVGRASKIGAGIPAGLAWFGKARRDEIDARQHAYEVLDVMGMADLAHTPIKSLPYGTRKRIELAKAAVVAPQLLLLDEPVAGLNHAETDELIGAVLELKEAMGLTIVLIEHDTFLVMDVADRVLALNFGQAIGLGTPAETQANPRVVEAYLGAAAVGGASAVKTTKGGEG; encoded by the coding sequence ATGAGTGGACCATTGCTGAGCGCCCAGGATGTGACCGTCCGATTCGGTGGCGTCACGGCCGTCGACCAGGTCAGCTTCGACGTCGAGAGGGGAGAGCTGTTCGCGATCATCGGGCCCAACGGCGCAGGAAAGACGACCCTGTTCAACTGCCTCAGCGGGCTCGTGAGCTATTCGGGCGAGATCCGTTTCGACGGCACACCCTTGACGGGCCAGCGGGCGGATCAGATCGCGCAGCACGGTATCGCTCGGACCTTCCAGAACCTGGGCCTGTTCTCCAGCATGACGGTGCTCGAGAACGTGCTCGTCGGGCGAGCCAGCAAGATCGGCGCAGGCATCCCGGCCGGTCTGGCGTGGTTCGGCAAGGCCCGTCGCGACGAGATCGACGCGCGCCAGCATGCCTACGAGGTGCTGGATGTCATGGGGATGGCCGACCTCGCCCACACGCCCATCAAGAGCCTGCCCTACGGCACGCGCAAACGGATCGAGTTGGCGAAGGCGGCTGTCGTCGCACCGCAGCTGCTGCTGCTCGACGAGCCGGTTGCCGGGCTGAACCATGCGGAGACCGACGAGTTGATCGGGGCGGTGCTCGAGCTCAAGGAAGCGATGGGCTTGACCATCGTGCTCATCGAGCACGACACCTTCCTGGTGATGGATGTGGCGGACCGGGTGCTCGCCCTCAATTTCGGTCAGGCGATCGGACTGGGCACCCCCGCGGAGACGCAGGCCAATCCGCGCGTCGTAGAGGCATATCTGGGCGCCGCTGCGGTCGGGGGCGCGTCGGCCGTGAAAACGACGAAGGGAGGCGAAGGCTGA
- a CDS encoding sigma-54-dependent Fis family transcriptional regulator — protein MAFADAPSRPSDAARFDSALRARVRQARNEFLSGSPRPDLGGVSSEIYTSWVRSRQLGVDAGSADVPLNPLSVTHARRLVDAATPVMKNLADQCKDSDAWGMLLDRECVQVFPLVGDARVVREGEQRGGGLGATFQEAVVGTNGAGISAERLESFLVVGEEHFREAEHNLASVGVPLRDPYGRMAGVLLMCQRLSSANHMIVPYTQTLAVAIEKQLALATSGDERALFEAFARHSRRPSLAVVGISEDVYIANNAAQQLLRDGADTDALREAVLAVADGGRSRLMTLAFEEERYRVHCRIVELSAGRSGVVASLSRVVAPPMLTPGRPAAPTPAVDPVARAKELGFPVLVSGEPGSGRARRVHSVASPAELDAAVAASDGAAWMAQCRELVGRGDVLIRHLDALPAILRPGVLELVRTGAHWVAATVESVSPELETTFPVAVPVLPLRERTADLPALVESLLAELGAARIRRTPEVMSILARYPWPGNVAQLRRLLAGILVRLEGDAISIDDLPREIASSGRRNLGEGLLARTERELVFDALREANWNRDAAAKTLGISRATMYRRIRQFGFQIPSSR, from the coding sequence ATGGCGTTCGCGGACGCACCTTCCCGACCGAGCGATGCCGCGCGATTCGACAGCGCGCTGCGGGCGCGCGTCCGGCAGGCTCGGAATGAGTTCCTGTCCGGCAGCCCCCGACCCGACCTGGGCGGGGTGAGCTCGGAGATCTACACCTCCTGGGTTCGCTCTCGCCAGCTGGGTGTGGACGCCGGCAGCGCGGATGTGCCGCTCAACCCGCTCTCGGTGACGCATGCGCGCCGCCTGGTCGACGCCGCGACTCCGGTCATGAAGAACCTCGCCGATCAGTGCAAGGACTCCGACGCGTGGGGGATGCTGCTGGATCGCGAGTGCGTGCAGGTCTTCCCGCTGGTCGGCGACGCGCGCGTCGTACGCGAGGGAGAGCAGCGCGGTGGCGGCCTGGGGGCGACCTTCCAGGAAGCCGTGGTGGGGACCAATGGTGCGGGGATCTCGGCGGAGCGACTGGAGAGCTTCCTCGTCGTCGGCGAGGAGCACTTCCGTGAGGCCGAGCACAACCTCGCCTCGGTGGGCGTTCCCCTGCGGGACCCGTACGGCAGGATGGCGGGCGTGCTGCTCATGTGCCAGCGGCTGTCGTCGGCCAACCACATGATCGTCCCCTACACCCAGACGCTCGCCGTGGCCATCGAGAAGCAACTGGCGCTGGCGACGAGCGGTGACGAACGCGCCCTGTTCGAGGCGTTCGCCCGCCACTCCCGGCGACCGTCTCTGGCCGTGGTGGGGATCAGCGAAGACGTGTACATCGCGAACAACGCCGCACAGCAGCTGCTGCGTGACGGCGCGGACACGGACGCGCTGCGCGAGGCCGTCCTCGCCGTGGCGGACGGCGGCCGGTCTCGGCTGATGACGCTGGCGTTCGAGGAGGAGCGGTATCGGGTGCACTGCCGGATCGTGGAGCTCTCCGCGGGCAGGAGCGGGGTGGTGGCATCGCTCAGCCGCGTAGTCGCTCCGCCGATGCTGACACCCGGCAGGCCCGCGGCCCCGACGCCGGCGGTCGATCCGGTCGCGCGGGCGAAGGAGCTGGGTTTCCCGGTCCTCGTCAGCGGCGAGCCGGGATCGGGCAGGGCGCGTCGCGTGCACTCCGTCGCATCCCCGGCCGAACTGGATGCCGCGGTCGCAGCGTCAGACGGTGCCGCGTGGATGGCGCAGTGCCGCGAGCTCGTCGGCCGCGGCGACGTGCTGATCCGGCACCTGGACGCCCTGCCGGCGATTCTCCGCCCGGGTGTGCTGGAGCTGGTCCGAACGGGTGCGCACTGGGTGGCGGCGACGGTGGAGTCGGTCTCGCCCGAGCTGGAGACGACCTTCCCGGTGGCGGTGCCGGTCCTCCCGCTGCGGGAACGGACGGCCGATCTGCCCGCCCTCGTGGAGAGTCTCCTGGCCGAGCTCGGAGCGGCGCGGATCCGCCGTACGCCCGAGGTCATGAGCATCCTGGCGCGGTACCCCTGGCCGGGGAACGTGGCGCAGCTGCGGCGCCTCCTGGCCGGCATCCTGGTGCGGCTCGAGGGGGATGCCATCTCCATCGATGACCTGCCGCGCGAGATCGCCAGCAGTGGACGGCGCAACCTGGGGGAGGGGCTGCTCGCCCGGACGGAACGGGAGCTGGTGTTCGACGCCCTGCGCGAGGCGAATTGGAACCGTGACGCCGCGGCGAAGACGCTCGGCATCTCCCGCGCGACGATGTACCGGCGGATCCGCCAGTTCGGGTTCCAGATCCCGAGCAGTCGCTGA
- a CDS encoding branched-chain amino acid ABC transporter permease, with product MATLASTGTLRTQGVFDDRIRREVRIFQSPVTRYGAVLLTLLAVVLPLSTADSFLLSLGITVGFFSIAAIGLNVLNGYAGQINMGQPFFLAIGAFTAVGFGSIMDLPLPLWLLAVVVVGALSGALVAPLALRLKGVYQIVLSLGLIFIGQYIFVNWSDLTGGVAGRRAALNLSVGPLDFAALQFGGMTYNYQQGLFMLVWLFVALCMFLVHLLMKSPGGRHIVALRDADLPARVAGINPVRSMVGAYAISSAMGALGGAFYVAQLRFVSPEQFNLGMGLNFIIIVTVGGLATAWGPVVGSLIICSIPVLASRYAEFIPFLKANSSTPDGTWGIPVGQFPVVLYGVLLVLILMFEPRGLTHLLKVFGLWLTGPLRRRRVAPSDGQETS from the coding sequence ATGGCCACCTTGGCAAGCACCGGCACCCTTCGGACGCAGGGTGTGTTCGACGATCGCATCCGGCGTGAAGTGCGGATATTCCAGTCGCCCGTCACCAGGTACGGAGCGGTGCTCCTGACCCTGCTCGCCGTGGTCCTGCCGCTGAGCACCGCCGATTCCTTCCTGCTGTCGCTCGGCATCACCGTCGGCTTCTTCTCCATCGCCGCGATCGGCCTGAACGTGCTGAACGGCTATGCGGGTCAGATCAACATGGGGCAGCCGTTCTTCCTCGCGATCGGCGCCTTCACGGCGGTGGGGTTCGGGTCGATCATGGACCTGCCACTGCCCCTCTGGCTGCTCGCGGTCGTGGTGGTGGGAGCCCTGTCGGGAGCGCTCGTGGCGCCCTTGGCGCTGCGGCTGAAGGGCGTCTATCAGATCGTCCTGAGCCTCGGACTGATCTTCATCGGCCAGTACATCTTCGTGAACTGGAGCGACCTCACCGGTGGCGTGGCCGGGCGCAGGGCCGCGCTGAACCTCTCGGTCGGGCCGCTGGATTTCGCGGCGCTGCAGTTCGGCGGGATGACCTACAACTACCAGCAGGGGCTGTTCATGCTCGTCTGGCTGTTCGTCGCGCTGTGCATGTTCCTCGTCCACCTGCTGATGAAGTCCCCCGGCGGCCGCCACATCGTGGCCCTTCGGGATGCGGACCTCCCCGCGCGCGTCGCCGGCATCAACCCGGTGCGCTCGATGGTCGGCGCCTACGCCATCTCCAGCGCGATGGGCGCGCTCGGCGGTGCGTTCTACGTCGCCCAGCTGCGTTTCGTCAGTCCTGAGCAGTTCAACCTCGGCATGGGCCTGAACTTCATCATCATCGTCACGGTGGGCGGGCTGGCCACCGCCTGGGGGCCGGTCGTGGGGAGCCTGATCATCTGTTCCATCCCCGTCCTGGCCAGTCGGTACGCCGAGTTCATCCCCTTCCTCAAGGCGAACTCGTCGACGCCCGACGGGACGTGGGGCATTCCGGTGGGGCAGTTCCCGGTCGTGCTGTACGGCGTCCTCCTGGTCCTCATCCTGATGTTCGAGCCGCGAGGGCTCACGCATCTGCTCAAGGTCTTCGGTCTGTGGCTGACGGGGCCGCTGCGGCGCCGTCGGGTGGCACCGTCCGACGGGCAGGAGACCTCGTGA
- a CDS encoding ABC transporter ATP-binding protein: MASDAAAGARELPLLELTEVSVSYSGGAVRALQNVDLRVYRGQIVVLIGVNGAGKTTALSTISGLLPFTGGSLDTGAVLFEGQDLKSRTASARVQRGISMVMEGRRTFPDLTVEENLTAGGFTRTLAEAKESRDRVYGMFPILAERRKQLAGLMSGGEQQMLAIGRALMQRPTLLMLDEPSLGLAPLIVEQIKDYIVEINAEGTSVLLIEQNAAMALSIADYAYVLDGKSVARQGTGADLLADPVVQELYLGVAGEGRRSFRGAYEERKRGRIR; encoded by the coding sequence ATGGCATCCGATGCCGCAGCAGGTGCGCGAGAGCTGCCCCTGCTCGAACTGACCGAGGTGTCCGTCAGCTACTCCGGTGGCGCCGTGCGAGCGCTCCAGAACGTCGACCTGCGGGTGTACCGCGGTCAGATCGTCGTTCTGATCGGCGTGAACGGCGCCGGTAAGACGACCGCGCTGTCCACGATCTCCGGACTCCTGCCCTTCACCGGAGGCTCGCTCGACACCGGCGCGGTCCTGTTCGAAGGTCAGGACCTGAAGTCCAGGACGGCGTCCGCCCGCGTACAGCGGGGGATCTCCATGGTCATGGAGGGGCGCCGCACCTTCCCGGACCTGACCGTCGAGGAGAATCTCACCGCCGGTGGCTTCACCAGGACGTTGGCGGAGGCGAAAGAGAGCCGTGACCGCGTCTACGGGATGTTCCCGATCCTGGCAGAGCGTCGCAAGCAGCTCGCCGGCCTCATGTCCGGCGGCGAGCAGCAGATGCTCGCCATCGGGCGGGCCCTCATGCAGCGTCCCACGCTGCTCATGCTCGACGAACCGTCGCTGGGGCTCGCACCGCTCATCGTGGAACAGATCAAGGATTACATCGTCGAGATCAACGCCGAGGGGACCAGCGTCCTCCTGATCGAGCAGAACGCCGCGATGGCGCTGTCGATCGCCGATTACGCCTACGTCCTCGACGGGAAATCCGTCGCGCGGCAGGGAACCGGCGCGGATCTGCTGGCGGACCCGGTGGTGCAGGAGCTGTATCTGGGTGTCGCCGGCGAAGGCCGGCGTTCCTTCCGTGGGGCCTACGAGGAGCGCAAGAGAGGTCGGATCCGATGA
- a CDS encoding branched-chain amino acid ABC transporter permease translates to MDTFVQILISGIALGFLYALVSLSFVVLLKATGHFNLLPGSFVLLGAYTLFQFHQNFGIDFWLSLLIAILLVTALGLGIQYVIFQRIDRTADQHAAGLAILLVTIGLLSLSQATAVSSWGAEVLLLGDPWGLNTLRLGAINVPMRDIWVIALSIAVLIIFWLVIQHTRVGVGMRAIASDTQAAFVQGISPRKVAPYAWLMSAGAAVIAGVLMATEAGGGLRPTLDVVAFTALPALILGGIRSLPGCVAGGLVLGVLQQLANGYAPAAFGQHFATVLPWIIMIIVLLVRPSGLFATREFRRA, encoded by the coding sequence ATGGACACCTTCGTCCAGATCCTCATTTCGGGCATCGCGCTCGGGTTCCTCTATGCGCTGGTGTCGCTCAGCTTCGTCGTGCTGCTGAAGGCCACGGGGCACTTCAACCTGCTGCCGGGGTCGTTCGTGCTCCTCGGCGCCTACACGCTGTTCCAGTTCCATCAGAACTTCGGCATCGACTTCTGGCTCTCGCTGCTGATCGCGATCCTCCTGGTGACGGCGCTGGGGCTCGGCATCCAGTACGTGATCTTCCAGCGGATCGACCGCACCGCAGACCAGCATGCCGCCGGCCTGGCGATCCTTCTCGTCACCATCGGCCTGCTGAGCCTGAGCCAGGCCACGGCGGTGTCGTCCTGGGGGGCGGAAGTGCTCCTCCTGGGCGACCCGTGGGGCCTGAACACCCTCCGGCTCGGCGCCATCAACGTGCCGATGCGCGACATCTGGGTGATCGCCCTGAGCATCGCCGTCCTCATCATCTTCTGGCTGGTCATCCAGCACACTCGCGTGGGAGTGGGGATGCGCGCCATCGCGAGCGACACTCAGGCGGCATTCGTGCAGGGCATCAGTCCGCGGAAGGTGGCGCCGTACGCATGGCTCATGAGCGCCGGGGCCGCGGTGATCGCGGGAGTCCTCATGGCGACGGAGGCCGGCGGGGGGCTGCGCCCGACGCTGGATGTCGTCGCCTTCACCGCTCTGCCGGCTCTCATCCTCGGCGGCATCCGATCCCTCCCCGGCTGCGTCGCCGGTGGGCTCGTGCTCGGGGTGCTGCAGCAACTGGCCAACGGGTACGCCCCGGCGGCCTTCGGTCAGCACTTCGCGACCGTCCTGCCCTGGATCATCATGATCATCGTTCTTCTCGTCCGTCCCAGTGGCCTGTTCGCCACGCGTGAGTTCCGGAGGGCCTGA
- a CDS encoding 4-hydroxyphenylacetate 3-hydroxylase N-terminal domain-containing protein → MERAESRPQTGAEYLDSLRDERAVWLRGDRVADVTVHPAFAQTARTVAGLYDGLHDGSVPLLPTDAGNGGQTHPFFLAARSPDHLVASRDAIRAWARRTYGWMGRTPDYKAAFLGALGATGEWYGEYAPNAQRWYRRAQERVSFFGHAIVDPPVDRHLPPDEIGDIAVHAVRETDAGVVVSGAKVVATGAVGAQFALIAPTGAALRDPAFAIVAVVPISAPGVKLLARTSYAEAASEIGSPFDYPLTSRFDENDAILVLDHVLIPWEDLLVYRDLDRARAFTGVAGFPARLALHGATRLGVKFDFLAGLLLKALEATGTGDFRGVRTRVGEVLAWRSMVNALTDAMVLDPIRRSDGTWAPQADAVDAYRWLSTIAYPRVREIVLQDLGSALIYLPSHASDFDAPELAPSLRRYLRGSEGVTAEARVKTMKMLWDAVGTEFAGRHDLYERTFQGNHEGLRLVVYGDHEASGRSDRLRAFADEALGDYDRGGWLPRDEGQMP, encoded by the coding sequence GTGGAACGCGCGGAATCCCGTCCGCAGACGGGGGCGGAATACCTCGACAGCCTCCGCGACGAGCGAGCGGTGTGGCTGCGCGGCGATCGGGTCGCGGATGTCACCGTGCACCCGGCGTTCGCGCAGACCGCGCGCACGGTGGCCGGTCTGTACGACGGGCTGCACGACGGGTCCGTGCCTCTCCTGCCGACCGACGCGGGCAACGGCGGGCAGACCCACCCGTTCTTCCTCGCGGCGCGCTCGCCGGATCATCTGGTCGCCTCCCGAGACGCCATCCGTGCATGGGCCAGACGCACCTACGGCTGGATGGGGCGGACACCCGACTACAAGGCGGCCTTTCTGGGGGCGCTCGGCGCGACCGGCGAGTGGTACGGGGAGTACGCCCCGAACGCGCAGAGGTGGTACCGCCGCGCGCAGGAGCGCGTCTCGTTCTTCGGGCACGCCATCGTCGATCCGCCCGTGGACCGGCACCTCCCCCCGGACGAGATCGGCGACATCGCGGTGCACGCGGTGCGGGAGACGGATGCCGGCGTCGTCGTCTCCGGCGCGAAGGTGGTCGCGACGGGGGCCGTCGGCGCGCAGTTCGCCCTCATCGCGCCGACGGGGGCGGCGCTGCGAGACCCGGCATTCGCCATCGTGGCCGTCGTCCCGATCTCCGCACCCGGCGTCAAGCTGCTCGCCCGCACGTCGTACGCGGAGGCGGCGTCGGAGATCGGGAGCCCGTTCGACTATCCGCTCACCAGTCGGTTCGACGAGAACGACGCCATCCTCGTGCTCGATCACGTCCTCATCCCCTGGGAGGACCTGCTGGTCTACCGCGACCTCGATCGCGCCCGCGCGTTCACGGGGGTCGCCGGTTTCCCCGCGCGGCTGGCGCTGCACGGCGCGACGCGGCTGGGGGTGAAGTTCGACTTCCTCGCCGGCCTCCTGCTGAAGGCGCTCGAAGCGACCGGCACGGGAGACTTCCGGGGGGTGCGTACGCGGGTCGGTGAGGTGCTGGCCTGGCGCAGTATGGTCAATGCCCTGACCGACGCGATGGTGCTCGACCCGATTCGCAGATCGGACGGAACATGGGCGCCGCAGGCGGATGCGGTGGACGCCTACCGGTGGCTCAGCACCATCGCGTACCCGCGGGTGCGGGAGATCGTGCTGCAAGACCTGGGGTCGGCACTGATCTACCTGCCGTCCCATGCCAGCGACTTCGACGCCCCCGAGCTGGCGCCCTCGCTGAGACGGTACCTTCGCGGATCGGAGGGGGTCACCGCCGAAGCGCGCGTCAAAACGATGAAGATGCTCTGGGATGCCGTCGGAACGGAGTTCGCGGGCCGCCACGACCTCTACGAGCGCACCTTCCAGGGCAATCATGAGGGCCTGCGTCTCGTCGTCTACGGCGACCATGAGGCCTCGGGACGAAGTGATCGTCTGCGCGCGTTCGCGGACGAGGCGCTCGGTGACTACGACCGCGGCGGGTGGCTGCCGCGCGACGAAGGCCAGATGCCGTAG
- a CDS encoding flavin reductase yields the protein MTNEHAGNVRYGIDLGLPVVEENVFRNVVGHFASGVTVITTADGDDLFGTTVSAVSSLSSDPPMMLICLNRSSVTHDAVARSGRYAINILSAAQGDLARTFARKGDDKFAGVGHMISARGLPLLAGALASIECVVDETAVGGTHTIFLGRVVAAEAQDGEPLAYYRGTFGNLESALETAAYEGTREWVLHRRTPLGETIDVSAVASSLRLEQKLVDHALLRLATESLVEKRDGGHYLPTAMTPALVDKLYGDRLTIATGVIERYLTSASDEHLDRIRRLSDQVLAAIPTSAETLEQFLELNLDYHAAIVDLAGSRKLTASFRALNVTTVWRETYEAGDWERQLGPTFVPRLTAALEQRDVSAAQRIACEQVEFVKEGAKAVIAAHGGAV from the coding sequence ATGACGAACGAGCATGCGGGAAACGTCCGCTACGGGATCGATCTGGGGCTTCCCGTGGTGGAGGAGAACGTCTTCCGCAACGTCGTCGGTCACTTCGCATCCGGGGTGACGGTCATCACGACCGCTGATGGTGACGACCTGTTCGGCACCACCGTCTCGGCGGTGTCGTCCCTGTCCTCGGACCCGCCGATGATGCTCATCTGCCTCAATCGTTCGAGTGTGACCCATGACGCCGTGGCGCGCTCCGGTCGCTACGCGATCAACATCCTCTCCGCCGCCCAGGGCGATCTCGCCCGCACCTTCGCACGCAAGGGAGATGACAAGTTCGCCGGCGTCGGGCACATGATCAGCGCGCGCGGCCTCCCCCTGCTGGCCGGCGCGCTCGCCTCCATCGAGTGCGTGGTGGATGAGACGGCCGTCGGCGGAACGCACACCATCTTCCTCGGCCGGGTCGTCGCGGCCGAAGCACAGGACGGCGAGCCCCTCGCTTACTACCGCGGGACATTCGGCAACCTCGAGAGCGCCCTGGAGACCGCCGCGTACGAAGGAACCCGGGAGTGGGTGCTGCACCGGCGCACACCCCTGGGGGAGACAATCGACGTCTCGGCGGTCGCATCCTCACTCCGCCTCGAGCAGAAGCTCGTCGACCACGCCCTCCTGCGCCTGGCCACGGAATCTCTCGTGGAGAAACGCGACGGCGGTCATTACCTGCCCACCGCGATGACCCCCGCGCTCGTGGACAAGCTCTACGGCGATCGCCTGACCATTGCGACGGGAGTCATCGAGCGGTACCTCACCAGCGCGTCGGACGAGCATCTCGACCGGATCCGCCGGCTCAGCGACCAGGTGCTCGCGGCCATCCCCACGTCCGCCGAGACACTGGAACAGTTCCTCGAGCTCAATCTCGACTATCACGCCGCGATCGTCGATCTCGCGGGTTCCCGCAAGCTGACCGCGAGCTTCCGGGCCCTCAACGTGACGACGGTGTGGCGGGAGACGTACGAGGCGGGCGATTGGGAGCGCCAGCTCGGTCCCACCTTCGTCCCGCGTCTGACCGCCGCACTCGAGCAGCGTGACGTCTCCGCCGCGCAGCGCATCGCCTGCGAGCAGGTGGAGTTCGTCAAGGAGGGGGCCAAGGCGGTCATCGCCGCGCACGGCGGGGCCGTCTGA
- a CDS encoding SDR family NAD(P)-dependent oxidoreductase has translation MNPFAGRVAFITGAASGAGFGQAVVFGRAGARIVVADVREAAVEEAVDRLRAQGIEAWGIPLDVTDRVAYAAAADAAESHFGDPVTLLFNTAGVNGFGSAETLTFADYDWLLGVNLGGVVNGMVTFVPRMIEAGRGGHVASVASVGGLEGGLMTAPYSAAKAGVISLMESYAKVLPRHGIGVTVLCPANIRSNIATSHDLRPGDGGDTGIRTDEQFVSALTEVHRHGMEPETLALHLKHAMEAGELYAIPYPEVREDLERKFGSVLDAVPVVDPLAPGGSEARTEALRQFRRVAAEGGGRSSK, from the coding sequence GTGAACCCGTTCGCAGGTCGTGTCGCCTTCATCACGGGCGCGGCCTCGGGCGCGGGCTTCGGTCAGGCTGTCGTGTTCGGGCGGGCGGGGGCACGCATCGTCGTGGCGGATGTGCGGGAAGCCGCCGTCGAGGAAGCGGTCGACCGGCTGCGCGCGCAGGGGATCGAGGCGTGGGGCATCCCCCTCGACGTCACCGACCGCGTCGCCTACGCCGCAGCTGCCGACGCCGCCGAGTCGCACTTCGGCGACCCGGTCACACTGCTGTTCAACACGGCGGGCGTGAACGGCTTCGGTTCCGCCGAAACCCTCACCTTCGCCGACTACGACTGGCTCCTCGGGGTGAACCTGGGCGGCGTCGTGAACGGGATGGTCACGTTCGTCCCGCGGATGATCGAGGCCGGCCGCGGCGGGCACGTGGCGTCGGTGGCATCCGTCGGTGGGTTGGAGGGCGGTCTCATGACGGCTCCCTATTCCGCCGCCAAGGCGGGCGTGATCAGCCTCATGGAGAGCTACGCGAAGGTGCTGCCCCGGCATGGCATCGGGGTGACCGTGCTGTGCCCCGCGAACATCCGCTCCAACATCGCGACGTCACACGACCTTCGCCCCGGCGACGGCGGGGACACGGGTATCCGCACCGACGAACAGTTCGTGTCGGCGCTCACCGAGGTGCACCGGCACGGCATGGAGCCGGAAACGCTGGCGCTGCACCTGAAGCATGCCATGGAGGCCGGAGAGCTCTACGCCATCCCCTACCCCGAGGTGCGCGAGGACCTGGAACGGAAATTCGGCAGCGTGCTGGACGCGGTCCCCGTGGTCGACCCCCTCGCTCCGGGCGGTTCCGAAGCGCGTACCGAAGCGCTGCGGCAGTTCCGGCGAGTGGCGGCCGAGGGCGGGGGGCGGTCTTCGAAGTAG